A portion of the Gossypium arboreum isolate Shixiya-1 chromosome 8, ASM2569848v2, whole genome shotgun sequence genome contains these proteins:
- the LOC108469940 gene encoding probable aldo-keto reductase 1: MAIQIPRVKLGSQGFEVSKLGFGCMGLSAYNVSVSDEVGIAIIKHAFERGITHFDTADYYGPKTNEILVGKALKHLPREKVQLATKFGIESMGPGGLVINGTPEFVRSSLEASLQRLDVDYIDLYYIIRVDTNTPIEDTMEELKMLVEEGKIKYIGISEASPETIRRAHAVHPLTAVQIEWSLWTRDVEEEIIPLCRELGIGIVPYSPLGRGFFAGKAKGDISSFLGMFPRFQGENLEKNRILYSKVEKLAEKYGCTPAQLALSWVLHQGDDVAPIPGTTKIKNLDSNIDSVKVKLTKEDLKEISDVIPIHEVAGGSYPDALKKYSWQYGNTPPKKST, encoded by the exons ATGGCAATTCAGATTCCTAGAGTGAAACTGGGATCTCAAGGATTTGAG GTTTCAAAGCTGGGATTTGGGTGTATGGGTCTTTCAGCTTACAATGTGTCAGTGTCAGATGAAGTTGGCATAGCTATCATTAAGCATGCATTCGAAAGAGGGATCACTCACTTCGATACAGCTGACTATTATGGACCCAAAACTAACGAAATTCTGGTTGGAAAG GCATTGAAGCATCTGCCACGAGAGAAGGTACAATTGGCTACAAAATTCGGCATTGAGAGCATGGGTCCAGGTGGTCTGGTTATCAATGGCACTCCTGAATTTGTTCGTTCTTCTCTTGAGGCTAGCCTTCAACGCCTTGACGTGGATTACATTGATCTTTACTATATTATCAGAGTTGACACCAATACTCCTATAGAGGATACC ATGGAAGAACTGAAGATGTTGGTGgaagagggaaaaataaagtacatTGGTATATCTGAAGCTAGCCCCGAAACTATAAGGAGGGCACACGCTGTTCATCCCCTTACTGCCGTACAAATCGAGTGGTCGCTCTGGACTCGTGATGTTGAGGAAGAAATAATTCCCCTTTGCAG GGAACTTGGGATTGGAATTGTTCCATATAGTCCCCTTGGTCGTGGTTTCTTTGCCGGTAAAGCAAAGGGAGATATTAGTAGTTTTCTG GGAATGTTTCCTAGGTTTCAAGGAGAAAACTTGGAGAAAAATAGGATCCTATATTCGAAAGTAGAGAAGTTGGCTGAAAAGTATGGATGTACACCGGCACAACTTGCACTTTCCTGGGTTCTTCACCAAGGGGATGATGTTGCCCCTATTCCTG GAACCACCAAGATAAAAAATCTAGATAGCAACATTGACTCAGTGAAAGTAAAGCTGACAAAAGAAGATTTGAAAGAAATTTCAGATGTGATCCCAATCCATGAGGTTGCAGGTGGTAGTTATCCTGATGCTTTAAAGAAATACTCTTGGCAATATGGCAACACACCACCAAAGAAGAGCACCTAG
- the LOC108469939 gene encoding probable aldo-keto reductase 1 isoform X2 codes for MAIEIPRVKLGTQGFEVSKLGFGCMSLTGHDHSVSDEDGIAIIKHAVERGVTHIDTADLYGPKTNEILVGKALKHLPREKVQLATKFGVESMGPDGPVINGTPEFVRSSLEASLQRLDVDYIDLYYIIRVDGKTPIEDTMEELKKLVEEGKIKYIGISEASPETIRRAHAVHPLTAVQLEWSLWTRDVEEELIPLCRELGIGIVAYSPLGHGFFAGKAKEDTSNSSLCTQGFKEKTWSKIGSYIRK; via the exons ATGGCAATTGAGATTCCTAGAGTGAAACTTGGAACTCAAGGATTTGAG GTTTCAAAGCTGGGATTTGGGTGCATGAGTCTTACAGGTCACGATCATTCAGTGTCAGATGAAGATGGCATAGCCATCATTAAGCATGCAGTCGAAAGAGGAGTCACTCACATCGATACAGCCGACCTCTATGGACCCAAAACTAACGAAATTCTGGTCGGAAAG GCATTGAAGCATCTGCCACGAGAGAAGGTACAGTTGGCTACAAAATTCGGTGTTGAAAGCATGGGTCCAGATGGTCCGGTTATCAATGGCACTCCTGAATTTGTTCGTTCTTCACTTGAGGCTAGCCTTCAACGCCTTGATGTGGATTATATTGATCTTTACTATATAATCAGAGTTGACGGCAAGACTCCTATAGAAGATACT ATGGAAGAACTGAAGAAGTTGGTGgaagagggaaaaataaagtacatTGGTATATCTGAAGCTAGCCCCGAAACTATAAGGAGGGCACACGCTGTTCATCCTCTTACTGCCGTACAACTTGAGTGGTCGCTTTGGACTCGTGATGTTGAAGAAGAACTAATTCCCCTTTGCAG GGAACTCGGAATTGGGATTGTTGCATATAGTCCCCTTGGTCATGGTTTCTTTGCCGGTAAAGCAAAGGAGGATACCTCTAATAGTTCTCTG